From the genome of Lysinibacter sp. HNR:
TATGCGCTTACTCCTGATTGGGAACTCAACGCTGAGGCTCTCTGTTGAATGGTTTATGTAACCGTACGATTGTAAATTTAAAAATATTGATTTTCAATATCATCTATAATAATGATAGACGTCTAGATGATTTGTCTTTCTAGGAAAGTGGTTATAGTCGTGGTGCGGTAAGCTCCCGTGTGAAGCTCGTGATTGTGGAGTGCCTCTGTTGATACTCTCCGCCGCATATGGGGAGAGGGCGTTCTAGGTAGATTGTGTTCATCGAGGGAACGAGGTGCAACTCGCACCCCCGAGGCCGAGGTAAAAGCGATTTTACGCTGCAGGGTATCGGTGTCTATCTCATTGCAGCGCTTGACAGTTTGAGTCGTGATGATGTTAATGCCTATGCGGTACGTTCCCGCAGGCTTGCTGAGAGTGCCCGAGGTCGGGGGTGTTTTGATCGCTCAATAGTTTCCGTTCGAGACCAGAACGGTTTGGTGCTGCTCGACCGCGATGAGCGCCGGAGTTGAGAGCGCAGTTGAATCGCTCGGTGGGGGCAATGAGTCCTGCTGGAAAAGTGAGACGGGATCCTAAGCGGTCGTTCAGTCTTAAATCTTGTGGGTCGGCTGGCACCGAGACTTTCGGTCTGGTCTATCCCCGCTTGTTGTCGCGGGGATAGACCGTGCCCTCAGCCACCCCTGATTGCAATACACGTCAACCACGTAAAATTTACGTTGATGGCCTCGTGGAAAATGCAGGTGGTTTTTGGGTTTCTCTGAGGGGGAGGGTTTGTCTATTGGGGGCTGATCCCAGCAAGGTCATCCATAAATTCTTGAGCAACCGTGGTTACTCGGGTTCCGAAATTTCTTCTGAACTGGTCTATTCCTCCGTCAACGCCCGAGGAGTGTACTCCGACAATGCAATAGGTGCAGGCGAGTTCTTCATTATTGTTGTAATACCAAATTGGAGACCCGCTCTGACCATTGGTGGCATCGATTTTGTCGTACCAAAGGCTGTCGTCGTTGGGAACAGAGTGGACGAGCCCGGAATCCTCATAGAGGGGGAAGGTATAATAGTTCGGTTTTTTATCTCCGGGGAAACCTGTGAGGGTATGATTGGTGGGAAAATCCTCATCAGGACGGTCGTGGGTTCCAAAGAATCCAACGAATTGACCGAAAGAGCATTGGGACTTGATAAGGGCCCAATCGCGAGATGTTGATTCACCTTCGCTCCAGCCCGGCGCAACCCTATAATCGCTAATGCCGCATTTAGGGAGTGTGAATTTTTGCGGATCGGAGCGAAGTGTCAACGTAATGTCATTGAGAGCAGCAGCCCCGTCTGCCTTTGTCTGAAGACAATGGGCGGCGGTAAGAATCACGGCTACGTCAACAAGGGCACCGGTGCAGTGAGTGGTTCCTGATGCTTTTTCTCTTTGAATAAGCACGATTTTGTCGTAGGGTTCGTCAAACGTTGTGACGAGTTTTCTCTTGTCTTCTCCGATTATGCCGCCACCGGCGTAGGAGGTAGCTGGGCTGATACGGCCGTCTGTTTTGATGAACTCGCCCCTAACGTCGTTGGGGTTTCCGCTTCCCCTTGAACTGGGTGTGCTGTTTCCGACAGGGAGTTTTTCTGTAGATGCTGCTGCGGTTGCGTCGTTGCTTGCCCTGGTGTTTGTTGTCGTTGGACTATCGGGGCTTGTAGCGGAGGCGGTTGGGCCAAGTGCTGTGGTGAGCGTGAGTGTGAGTAGGGTGAGTGTTGCTGCGCCGCCATGCCGCCAGGCGCGGGTGTGGTGAGCATAGTGGGATGGCCGTGGCGCGGCGCGGCGTAATATTGTCATGGGTATTTGCGATATTCCTAAGTTGGTAGATGGAATTGACAATTTAATTATTGACAATTAATGTTATTGTTTTGATTCAATTAGAGAATTTAAATTCTACTTTGTTAATATACACATTTTTGGATCTATGATGTGCTTGAATAATGAAAAATTATCGTCGGGTGTTTTGATCCTTGGGTAATCAGATACGTCTCAGTGTCAACGTCGGTTAGATATCACGGCACGCGCGACGGGAGGTGTCATCTGTTGAGGCCCCCTAATTCACGCATAGAAAAATAGGGGGTCGATTTGTGGGCATTCTACGTAGCCTGTGTGCGTTGAGGGAATGAGTGGTTAGGGTGGTTCTATAAGAAATTGACACAGGTTATGCCTGTGTTTCGAATACGAAGGAGTAGGCTAACGTGGTTGCAGGCACAACACCATACATTTATGATGCAATCCGCACTCCCCGTGGCCGAGGTAAAAACGGTTCGCTACACGGGATAAAAGCGATTGACCTTGTGGTGGGTCTCCTCCGTGAACTTCAGAGCCGTTTCCCCGAGCTCAATCCCGGTGCCATAGACGATATTGTTCTTGGCGTGGTTACACCCGTGGGTGATCAGGGAGCAAACTTGGCGAAGACGGCGGCAACCGTTGCGGGGCTCCCGGACACGGTTGCGGGTGTGCAGGTTAATCGATTTTGCGCGTCCGGGCTCGAGGCGGTGAACATCGCTGCGCAGAAAGTTGCCGCGGGATGGGAGTCTCTTGTGATTGCGGGTGGTGTCGAGTCGATGTCTCGGGTTCCCTTCGGCGCCGATGGCGGTCCCTGGGCAAACGATCCGGTCACAAGCTATGACAGCTATTTTGTACCGCAGGGTATCGGGGCTGATCTCATCGCAACGCTTGAGGGTTTTAGCCGTGATGATGTTGATGCCTATGCGGTACGTTCCCAAAGGCTTGCCGAAAACGCCTGGGCTCGGGGATACTTTGATCGCTCAATAGTCCCCGTTCGAGACCAGAACGGTCTGGTGCTGCTTGATCACGATGAGCATCGGCGTCCAGAGAGCACTGTTGAGTCGCTCGGTGGGTTAAAATCGTCTTTTGCCGCCCTAGGACAAAGATACGGATTTGACGCCGTCGCGCTGCAAAAATATCACTGGGTTGAGCGTATCAATCACGTGCACACCGCCGCCAATTCCTCGGGCATCGTGGACGGTGCGGCCCTGCTTCTCGTGGGGTCCGAGGCTGCCGGTGCTGAGGCGGGACTTACCCCGCGTGCACGGGTGGTTACGGCAGCGGTGAGTGGGGCAGACCCTACCATCATGCTCACCGGCCCCGCCCCGGCGACCCTGAAGGCGCTTGCACAGGCGGGGCTCACCACGGAGGACATCGACCTTTTTGAACTGAACGAGGCGTTTGCCTCCGTGGTGCTTAAGTGGATGAAAGACCTCAATATCCCCCAAGAGAAGGTGAATGTTAACGGCGGTGCCATCGCTATGGGACACCCCCTGGGAGCGACCGGGGCAATGATACTGGGCACGGCGCTCGACGAACTCGAGAGGCGCGGTGGAAAACGGGCGCTCATCACCCTGTGCATCGGTGGAGGCATGGGTATCGCAACGATTATTGAGAGGGTGTAGACCGTATGGGTTCTCCTGAGAAAATCGGCATGATTCACTGGAACAGAGACTCGGAGGGGATTATCACCCTCGTCATGGATGATCCCGATAATCCGGTTAACACGATGAACGATGCCTTCATCGATTCGCTTGATAACACCGTTACCCGGTTAGAGGCGGAGATCGAGAACGTTACCGGCGTGATTCTGGCCTCCGCAAAGCAGAGTTGGTTTGCCGGTGGAAACCTGCGCGAACTCATTACCGCCTCACCAGAGACCGCGAGGGAGGAATATGCGCGGGTCACCCGCATGAAAAAGCAATTCCGGCGTCTCGAACTTCTGAGGTGCCCCGTTGTCGCCGCAATCAATGGAACCGCCCTCGGCGGAGGCTACGAGGTGGCGCTTGCCTGTCATCATCGGATAGCGATAGACAGCCCAAAAACTAGAATCGGTTTGCCCGAGATTACCCTGGGTATGTTTCCCGGCGCGGGCGGAGCCACCCGTACGGTGCGTATGTTGGGTCTTGAGCGCGCGCTCAAGACCGTGCTTTTGCCCGGAACCCGTTTTGGGGTTGTTGGGGCCAGGGGCGCGGGTCTAGTTGATGACGTGGTGGAGACCCCCGAGGATCTAGAGGCCGCAGCTCGAGAGTGGATTCTTACCCATCCCGACGCAGCGCAGCCCTGGGATCGGGCGGGGTTCCGGATCCCCGGAGGCACCCCGAGCACTGCAGGGATATTGCCCGCGTTGGCTCCCTTTATACAGGCCTCTCCAGCTCTGCTGCGCCAGAAGCTTGGTGGGGCGCATTACCCGGCTCCTCGGGCCCTTCTGGCCAGCGCGGTCGAGGGCGCTCAGGTGGATGTCGACACCGCCCTCGATATTGAGACGCGTTACTTCGTGAGCGTGATTGATACACAGGTCGCCAGTAACATGATCGGTGCGTTCTTCTTTGATCTCACCGAGGTCGTGTCGGGGGCCTCTCGGCCTCGGGAAGCTGAGCGCCACACCGTTAATCGTCTTGGCGTTATAGGTGCGGGCATGATGGGTTCTGCCATCGCCTACACCGCGACCCGTGTGGGCATTGATACGGTGCTTTTTGATACCGATGTGCTGGCTCAAGAACGGGTGCTCGGCTATGTGCGTTCCCGGGAACGGGAGCGGGTTTTGCGACAAGACCCGGAGGCGTCCGATGATCTTATCGATTCTGAGGTGTCACGGCTACTCAAACGTCTGAACTTCTCCTCCACAGTGACGGAGCTCGCGGGTACTGAGTTTGTGATTGAGGCCGCTTACGAAGACCTTGAGGTGAAGAAAGCTCTGTTTATGGAGAGCGAAAACACGGTGCAGCCCGGAACCGTTTTGGCGAGCAACACCTCATCGCTGCCCATCGCCGAGATTGCGGATGCCGTGGATGATCCCTCTCTGGTTATTGGTCTTCACTTCTTTTCTCCGGTGGACAAGATGGAGCTTGTGGAGATCGTGCGTGGCCCACTCACCTCCGACAAAACCCTCGCCCGGGCTTTTGACCTTGCGCGGCAATTGCGCAAAACACCGATTGTGGTCAATGACTCGCGAGGCTTTTTTACCAGTCGGGTGATCTTTCGATATATCGAGGAGGCCTTAGCCGTCCTGGGGGAGGACATCAACCCTGTAACGCTAGAGCGGGCGGCTGGGCGTGCAGGGTATGCGGTGTCGCCCCTCAAACTCATTGACGAACTTAGCCTGACCCTGGTTGATCGGATCTGGCGTGAGAACGCCCGCGCTCAAGAGACCCTGCGCGTTGCCGGCAGCGTGTGGTCCCCCGCGACGGAGGCCCGTCACACGGTAGACCGAATGCTTCGAAAGGGACGGCTCGGGCGTGCGGCGGGAGCCGGGTTCTACGATTATTCTGAGGGGAAACGTGGTGATCTCTGGCCTGGGCTATCGGATTATCCCGGTCAACAACCAGGCTCCTTTCCTCACCACCCTGGGAGAGTGCTTCAGCCGGATAACACCATCCTGGAGAACCTTGGGGAGCGAATGCTCTGCGCCGAGGCTCTTGAGGCCGTTCGCTGTTGCGAGGAGGGAGTTATCGCCTCGCTTGCAGATGCCAATATCGGTTCGCTCCTCGGTATCGGATTTCCCCCGTGGACGGGGGGAGTGTTGCGCTACATCGAACAGTACGAGGGCGGGGTCGCGGGCTTTGTCGCGCGATGTGGAGAATTCGCGCGGCTTCACGGGCCGCGCTTCGAGCCGCCCGTCTCGCTCGTTCGCTGTGCCCGGGAGGGGCGCTCGCTTGCGGAGACCTACTTTAAACGCGCTGAAAGGGAATCACAATGACCACTACCCTAGAAACACAGATATCCACTCCCTTTACTACAGAGTTTGGCATTAGACACCCCGTTGTTCAGGGGGGAATGATGTGGGTGGGGCGAGCGGAACTGGCCGCCGCCGTATCGGAGGCGGGCGGCCTCGGCATTATCACTGCCCTCACCCAGCCGACCCCCGCAGATCTCGTTAAGGAGATCGAGCGTGCCCGGGCACTCACCGATAAACCCCTCGGTGTTAACCTGACCATTCTTCCTTCGATCACGCCGCCACCCTACGACGAGTATCGTCGCGCGATTATCGACGCGGGAATCACCATTGTGGAGACAGCCGGAGCGAACCCCGAACCTCACATGGAGATGTTCAAAGAGCACGGAGTAAAAATTATTCACAAGTGCACCAGCGTTCGCCACGCGCTCAAAGCTCAGCGGGTTGGTGTCGATGCCGTGAGCATCGACGGTTTTGAATGTGCCGGACACCCCGGTGAGGATGATGTTCCCGGGTTGGTGCTTATCCCCGCGGCAACCGAGAAACTCAGTATCCCCGTGATTGCCTCGGGAGGGTTTGCTAACGGGCAGGGCCTAGCCGCAGCTCTGGCCCTGGGCGCCGACGGTATCAACATGGGAACCAGGTTTATGTGTACGGAGGAGTCGCCGGTGGCACACGAGGTAAAGCAGTGCATTGTTGAGGCAACGGAGCGGGACACCGAACTCATCTTTCGCCCTCTGAAAAACACCGCCCGGGTGGCCAGCAACAGTGTGAGCCGCGAGGTGGTTTCGATTTTGGCGGCCGGGGGAGAGTTTCCTGATGTGCGCGACCTGGTGGCGGGTTCGCGAGGACGCAAGGTTTTTGAGGAGGGAGATCTTGAGGCCGGTATCTGGTCCGTAGGTATGGTGCAGGGACTCATTCACGATATTCCGTCGGCGGGTGAGGTGGTGCGCCGTACCGTTGCAGAGGCCGTCACCGAGATTGATCGGATAGCCGGACTGATAAATCGGGGTTGAGCGGGAGCTTTCTTCGATCCAATCGTGAAGGTATCTATCGTTACGTAGGATTGCGCCGGGTGTGAGTCTTGATGCGCGCGTTGTACTGTGCACGTAGTTTTTATGGATAAAGTAGAGGTCTATGTCCTCAGCTGTGCCTCACGTAGTCGTTGTTATTAATCCGGTGTCGGCCACCGGTAAACGCGGGGCAATTGGTTCGCGGGTGGCGGACGCTTTTAAAGCCCGGGGTTTTGCCGTAACCGCACTCCTCGAACAGGACGCTGCCTCTCTGGCTACTGCTCTTGCGCGCGTGTTATCAACACGGCCCGATGCCGTGATAGCGGTGGGGGGCGACGGCCTGGTGCACCTGGTGGTGGAGCAACTTGTGGGAACAGAGATCCCGCTGGGCTTAATTCCCACCGGCACGGGAAATGACTTTGCTCGTGGGCTGGGCGTCTCGCTTCACGTTGACGAGGCATTGCGCGCAACCCTGCGCCGGCTGTCCACCGAGGCGCTTGCGCGGGGGAGAACGGTCGATACCGGACTTATTCTTGGGCAGGGTGTGAGTCAGCCCTTTGTGGGCGCATTATCTGCCGGGTTTGATGCAGCCGTCAACAAGCTCACAAATCGTATGGTGTGGCCGCGCGGTAGAGCGCGTTATATTTTGGCGGTACTCATTGAGCTGGTGCGCCTGCGTTCCAGGAAGTATCGCATGCTGGTTGATGGTGATGAACTTGAGACGAGTGGGATTCTTGTGTCGATTGCAAATAATTCGTCGTTTGGTGGCGGAATAAAAATTGTTCCAGATGCCCGCCTCGATGACGGTTTTCTTGACCTTTTTATCGTGTCTAAAATATCGCGGATTCAGTTTCTGCTCTTTTTTCCGCGTGTGTTTCGCGGAACCCACACGAGCATTCCCGAGGTGACAATTCGCCGAGTCACAGAGGTAACCGTGGAGTGTGAGGGCGTTACCGGTTTTGCCGACGGCGAAGAGGTGGGGGCCTTGCCTCTGACCGTTCGGGTGGTGCCCAAATCGCTACGTGTTCTCGCGTGAGAATTGTGTGCGGACAGAGTTGACGAACGACGTAACAACTGAGAGAAAGCAGGGACTTTTTCTGGAACTTTCTGCTCGATTGGTGTTCGGCGCGAATCTGTGCGATTATTTAACGGTTGTTCTAACGGCCCCATCGTATAGCGGCCTAGTACGCCGCCCTCTCACGGCGGTAACGCGGGTTCGAATCCCGCTGGGGTCACAACAAAGCCCCGGGGAGTCGTAAAGACTTTCCGGGGTCACCATAGCAGGGCTTGCTCTGAGCCAAGGCATCCGTGTTGTATGCGTGCTTTGAATCGCAATTACTTTCTCTCGCCTATTAAAGAAAGATTGTCGGAATTATTTCCTGTCGTGAATTGTCCGACGTAGGTGTGGGACTGATGCGGATGACCTGCAGATGCAAATTCCCGAATGCTCATACTTGTTCTGGATAGGCTTGCGCATAGTGCAGGTTTTTAGGAGTGCGGTTTCTCGAATTATTTTGCCCGGTCAGGGTGGGTGAACCCGGGGTGAAATTAGGAGAGACTCTTGGGTTTGAACCCTTCAATAAAGCTAGAATTACAAGCTGTATCATACACATTTTTATGCTTTGATCCGGCGGCCTCTATCGCTTTAGGGTCTACTTTTATTGGGTTATTCAGCTAAGAGACACACTCTATCGTGTGTGGGACTCTCCCTCAATGCTGTCTGTTCATAACCGTTTACTGAGGAGATTGACATATTTGATGACAAGAAACACCGCTGTGGCTTCTGCGCCTAGCGATCGGCACCGTGGAGGTCTCATAACGAGAGGGAGACGTCGTCCGAGGGGTTGGGCGTTGGGAAGTCTGCTTCTTGGAGTTGTGTTCATCTGTACCGTGCTTCTAGCAGGAGCTCCTGATGTGCAGGCTCAGATGCGGGCGGGAGCAACCGTCAGCGCCTGGGGTCTTGATGATCATGGTCAGGTTGAGGTTCCGGCGGAGCTTGTTGGGAGGGATGTTGTGGCGGTTGCTGCTGGGTATGCTCATTCGTTGGCTTTGGTGTCGGATGGGAGTGTTGTGGCCTGGGGTCTTGACGATCATGGTCAGGTTGAGGTTCCGGCGGAGCTGGTTGGGAGGGATGTTGTGGCGGTTGCTGCTGGGTATGCTCATTCGTTGGCTTTGGTGTCGGATGGGAGTGTTGTGGCCTGGGGGCGCGATAATCATGGTCAGGTTGAGGTTCCGGCGGAGCTTGTTGGGAGGGATGTTGTGGCGGTTGCTGCTGGGTATGCTCATTCGTTGGCTTTGGTGTCGGATGGGAGTGTTGTGGCCTGGGGGCGCGATAATCATGGTCAGGCTCAGGTCCCAGATGCGCTTACTGGTAGGGAGGTGACCGCTATTGCTGCCGGAAGTTCTCATTCGTTGGCTTTGGTGTCGGATGGGAGTGTTGTGGCCTGGGGTCTTGATGATCATGGCCAGGTTGAGGTTCCGGCGGAGCTTGTTGGGAGGGATGTGGTGGCGGTTGCTGCCGGATACTTACATTCGCTGGCCTTGATGTCGGACGGAAGCCTAGTAACCTGGGGATACAATTTTTTTGGTCTTTTAGACATTCCCGCTGAGGCGTCGAACAGAGTGTTTACATCAATAGCGGCTGGCTTTGGGCATGCTGTGGCGCTCACACAAGAGGGAGACATTCTTGTGTGGGGGTGGAACGGACGGGGTCAGCTTAACGTCCCGGTGGAGGTAGCCAATAAAACAGCTACGTCGATAGCCGCTGGTTACGCACATTCGCTGGTGACTTTTCAGCCTGATAGAGACTCGACACTGAGGGTGTCGTTGGGGTATGAGTTGGCGGATGGCGTGAGCACACACACCGCCAGCGTGACCGTATTACACAGGGTGACGCAACTTCCGGTCGTCAATGTCCCGGTGGATTTTAACGTTTTTCGGGAGGGTGATGTGATGAGTACCCGAGCGTTTACCGGACAGGATGGTATTTCTCACATCGAGATCACCTCTACAGTTGCAGGAGAACACGAGGTAGCGGCAAACATTCACGGTGAGACGATTGATGTTCCTGCTGGCGGTAATAGAACGGCTCGTTTTGGAACTATGCCGGTGCTTGAAGAAGCAGCATTCTTGTTCCCCGCGGGGGAGTTTCGCTCGGTTGTGATCCCGGTGACGGGTATTCCCTCACCGGTGTTAAGGGGCAGATCTCTTGGGGATGTGCTTCCGCAGGAACTGCCGACCGGATTGATTTTGGACTCGGTGACGGGTGTGTTAAGCGGCACGCTCACGGAGATTGGAAAACACGTTTTTGAGATTAATGCGGAGAACGAGTTGGGCACTAATCTGAGAGTGTACACCGTAATGGTTACTCCTCCCGCGTCCGAGGTTGTGAAAGCCTTGCCCTCGGCATCTTCTTGGGAAGGCTCCCCTCAAGAGCTCAGTGTGACGGGAACAGGTGGTGTTGACTGGTTTATCGTTGCTGGTTTAGCGTTGCTCGTTGGCGGAGCAGGTTTATACCTTCGGGGAACAGCGCAGCCGCCTTACTCGGGTCGCGATAATCTGTAAATGACAGCGCTGTAACGGTAGTCTGTGTAAAAGAGTTAATTACTTTTATGATTGGACAGAGAATGGTTCATCTTAACCCCCCGCAGCCGCAATCACAGGCTGCAAACGGCCTCGGTATTGCGTCAATGGTGCTCGGTATTATTGCCTTGGTTTTTGCCTTTTTGCCCATCCTTAACGGGCTTGCCCTGGTGCTTGCAGTTCTCGGTCTTATCTTTGGTGTCATCGGCCTTGTATTGAAAGGACGCAGGAGGGGTGCAGCTATCTCGGGGGTGATTATGTCTTTCATTGCGATTATTATCAGTGTGATAACCATTCTCTTCTACGCTGCCATTGCCGATTCTCTGTTCCGTTCGTATCGATCGATGACAGATGATACGGGTGGAGCGTCTCGGGCGCCTGTTAGCGTTGTTGCTGAGCAACCCAGCGATGCAGAGTCGCTAGTGTAGCGGGGATCCGTGCTCAGGCGCTTTGAGTGCGAGCTCTGAGGGTGCTGAGCATAATGAGAATGAGGCCACTTACTGCCCACAGGGTAAGGGTAAGCCACTGTGATGCGCTATTGGCCTCGGGGAAATACGAGAGGTTTCGTAGCAGTGTCGCTGAGGCGCCGGGAACAAAACCCTGACCTATGGCACCCCACGGCTCGACGAGAAATTGCATAGGTGCTGCGCTTGACGCCAGGGGATTTCCGATAAGTACCGTGATGATGGCTGCGAGCGCAAGGCCGGGTCGTCCGAGG
Proteins encoded in this window:
- a CDS encoding trypsin-like serine protease, with the translated sequence MTILRRAAPRPSHYAHHTRAWRHGGAATLTLLTLTLTTALGPTASATSPDSPTTTNTRASNDATAAASTEKLPVGNSTPSSRGSGNPNDVRGEFIKTDGRISPATSYAGGGIIGEDKRKLVTTFDEPYDKIVLIQREKASGTTHCTGALVDVAVILTAAHCLQTKADGAAALNDITLTLRSDPQKFTLPKCGISDYRVAPGWSEGESTSRDWALIKSQCSFGQFVGFFGTHDRPDEDFPTNHTLTGFPGDKKPNYYTFPLYEDSGLVHSVPNDDSLWYDKIDATNGQSGSPIWYYNNNEELACTYCIVGVHSSGVDGGIDQFRRNFGTRVTTVAQEFMDDLAGISPQ
- a CDS encoding acetyl-CoA C-acetyltransferase — translated: MVAGTTPYIYDAIRTPRGRGKNGSLHGIKAIDLVVGLLRELQSRFPELNPGAIDDIVLGVVTPVGDQGANLAKTAATVAGLPDTVAGVQVNRFCASGLEAVNIAAQKVAAGWESLVIAGGVESMSRVPFGADGGPWANDPVTSYDSYFVPQGIGADLIATLEGFSRDDVDAYAVRSQRLAENAWARGYFDRSIVPVRDQNGLVLLDHDEHRRPESTVESLGGLKSSFAALGQRYGFDAVALQKYHWVERINHVHTAANSSGIVDGAALLLVGSEAAGAEAGLTPRARVVTAAVSGADPTIMLTGPAPATLKALAQAGLTTEDIDLFELNEAFASVVLKWMKDLNIPQEKVNVNGGAIAMGHPLGATGAMILGTALDELERRGGKRALITLCIGGGMGIATIIERV
- a CDS encoding 3-hydroxyacyl-CoA dehydrogenase NAD-binding domain-containing protein, whose translation is MIHWNRDSEGIITLVMDDPDNPVNTMNDAFIDSLDNTVTRLEAEIENVTGVILASAKQSWFAGGNLRELITASPETAREEYARVTRMKKQFRRLELLRCPVVAAINGTALGGGYEVALACHHRIAIDSPKTRIGLPEITLGMFPGAGGATRTVRMLGLERALKTVLLPGTRFGVVGARGAGLVDDVVETPEDLEAAAREWILTHPDAAQPWDRAGFRIPGGTPSTAGILPALAPFIQASPALLRQKLGGAHYPAPRALLASAVEGAQVDVDTALDIETRYFVSVIDTQVASNMIGAFFFDLTEVVSGASRPREAERHTVNRLGVIGAGMMGSAIAYTATRVGIDTVLFDTDVLAQERVLGYVRSRERERVLRQDPEASDDLIDSEVSRLLKRLNFSSTVTELAGTEFVIEAAYEDLEVKKALFMESENTVQPGTVLASNTSSLPIAEIADAVDDPSLVIGLHFFSPVDKMELVEIVRGPLTSDKTLARAFDLARQLRKTPIVVNDSRGFFTSRVIFRYIEEALAVLGEDINPVTLERAAGRAGYAVSPLKLIDELSLTLVDRIWRENARAQETLRVAGSVWSPATEARHTVDRMLRKGRLGRAAGAGFYDYSEGKRGDLWPGLSDYPGQQPGSFPHHPGRVLQPDNTILENLGERMLCAEALEAVRCCEEGVIASLADANIGSLLGIGFPPWTGGVLRYIEQYEGGVAGFVARCGEFARLHGPRFEPPVSLVRCAREGRSLAETYFKRAERESQ
- a CDS encoding nitronate monooxygenase, whose amino-acid sequence is MTTTLETQISTPFTTEFGIRHPVVQGGMMWVGRAELAAAVSEAGGLGIITALTQPTPADLVKEIERARALTDKPLGVNLTILPSITPPPYDEYRRAIIDAGITIVETAGANPEPHMEMFKEHGVKIIHKCTSVRHALKAQRVGVDAVSIDGFECAGHPGEDDVPGLVLIPAATEKLSIPVIASGGFANGQGLAAALALGADGINMGTRFMCTEESPVAHEVKQCIVEATERDTELIFRPLKNTARVASNSVSREVVSILAAGGEFPDVRDLVAGSRGRKVFEEGDLEAGIWSVGMVQGLIHDIPSAGEVVRRTVAEAVTEIDRIAGLINRG
- a CDS encoding diacylglycerol kinase family protein, with the protein product MSSAVPHVVVVINPVSATGKRGAIGSRVADAFKARGFAVTALLEQDAASLATALARVLSTRPDAVIAVGGDGLVHLVVEQLVGTEIPLGLIPTGTGNDFARGLGVSLHVDEALRATLRRLSTEALARGRTVDTGLILGQGVSQPFVGALSAGFDAAVNKLTNRMVWPRGRARYILAVLIELVRLRSRKYRMLVDGDELETSGILVSIANNSSFGGGIKIVPDARLDDGFLDLFIVSKISRIQFLLFFPRVFRGTHTSIPEVTIRRVTEVTVECEGVTGFADGEEVGALPLTVRVVPKSLRVLA
- a CDS encoding putative Ig domain-containing protein; amino-acid sequence: MASAPSDRHRGGLITRGRRRPRGWALGSLLLGVVFICTVLLAGAPDVQAQMRAGATVSAWGLDDHGQVEVPAELVGRDVVAVAAGYAHSLALVSDGSVVAWGLDDHGQVEVPAELVGRDVVAVAAGYAHSLALVSDGSVVAWGRDNHGQVEVPAELVGRDVVAVAAGYAHSLALVSDGSVVAWGRDNHGQAQVPDALTGREVTAIAAGSSHSLALVSDGSVVAWGLDDHGQVEVPAELVGRDVVAVAAGYLHSLALMSDGSLVTWGYNFFGLLDIPAEASNRVFTSIAAGFGHAVALTQEGDILVWGWNGRGQLNVPVEVANKTATSIAAGYAHSLVTFQPDRDSTLRVSLGYELADGVSTHTASVTVLHRVTQLPVVNVPVDFNVFREGDVMSTRAFTGQDGISHIEITSTVAGEHEVAANIHGETIDVPAGGNRTARFGTMPVLEEAAFLFPAGEFRSVVIPVTGIPSPVLRGRSLGDVLPQELPTGLILDSVTGVLSGTLTEIGKHVFEINAENELGTNLRVYTVMVTPPASEVVKALPSASSWEGSPQELSVTGTGGVDWFIVAGLALLVGGAGLYLRGTAQPPYSGRDNL